A genomic region of Caenorhabditis elegans chromosome V contains the following coding sequences:
- the unc-80 gene encoding Protein unc-80 (Confirmed by transcript evidence), producing the protein MPLSTAASFKSAKWTEEEGEEECDSVPLPIQTFLWRQTNPFLGDKIGKLHEASCVTFERVVVQNILHGLSPSLSNALASVSRWKLVRAALPHVIQCCGSLLLANVGEKKLPTSLQKILYILHWMLIDSSSECIENASTKDDRSVCQSRTQGLFNISSIQLFIYLIAPLADVISEEEVVDNIRLESGLKVWQAIWQFRQPDVWCFSAPVKQRRDELPQITFARRQNPAQLDTQGIYLGKDENTVRRPSIVPPPKPPRTDVTVLNEKRKLEEEKMKMKEDYVAIEIEAPSLKPNDLLIDMSQGVRNKEFERTSSIVRSVSEYKTNLCGQKEKLATVSKSRTSDAFDSSPTSDSSANMLEEVEGIKFSENENCSLSAVFFSSDQAPLVNLSDICSGFSIEEPHDSTQSSVEVPQHPVLESSMFLSTTSSASDVPPFVLTRASTAEDTTSSCSQQTVIPLAMPVTTETTTLPVTLPKSALTKTTNENRRTDHQRMPSTQKSVSGSTDDELDEGSFSDPTIASYLDVAVIRALLITHWQEKGVYWALSYIHNRLIEIKAYMIIRKSTRQRSNSLPSGERKLSVAPEQLTNPVWDDLKIENKPEEGRSHLHVAFNDTERRKSSDNCLAPHPTTNSRRSSLNTLSRRGINRSNPSLSNSVEVLSIRDDAEDDVSNISSKSIEKENTKLNAVFYPEALGSTNFIEKDGKISATVIVQTVNQVMDRCTGVRQCELALNIADVLLGTPLEQTETFFVQLNIMVFKIYLCLGCPHGCNEGVKSPHGDFLRAKAKAILAGLERVQPDKFKNILNDYVDNYGTQQVIDLLHSITSFCRSELTALDGRRASESRVPSYRNTFNEKDKGIEGRIINATYKTLITKISVISAELSLPENMSLQQDVRLLVNFVQEHHGNPFRRVGLSALKDATCKNPTTSDFHTKEDQTGGSPGAQSQKQSNDQASLRRGLFKKKNEKSGGTTTGNDDSEGDSSPSTPRTVSSMDDGVSPLASTSYYKKKSAPKLHFAFGLLKSVKPDMDEEISDNENEEGTSNEEAGLPQRRPLRQSSKQVKARLPIDSKGGMRLWGTYVPPPNYIDAKGIFDGARRFAFLLETARPGTFPDAPLIAAIMHLKSPVLARASLLLECANLVSRCNRGQWPEWIRSSHHRTFSLGGALANRGTPSATRRMHSLQRQAGRYFYQWGVQIGEHISKLLELSENKSKKTLQMEDTIEDFFDDGIVNNQNGEKCPIALQFIAVLLLQEITAFLRETFKTIPRSKNSKPQTGNSGWDKLLSHRRWSILSNTFNAQQTGSVNSITEINSSIHLNDKERRISFSATEEDSPRGSKDAIDEINAVDKKGSIHMQVVRPPSLSARLFSRQSTHEESGGSAQGSTKSTTYVPETGRRIATGRQRLLKRGSPMATGTQPSLESSHKRKSFRNRKQSKQAHLEEEEKSDGAGATHILSARESLKPTDDGLQSPVESVHPVIIPHSNHGSAHSQQPVVLKSSMDDEEQHMLSNLPWIKVLIKFSNSFDLECNHVGVCSAKCFQRVHRQCFRMIESLSTLYGMERNVSTRADKRNLLADNWQAKQQALRKQTETNSARASIHARQSTAVPRRESAMVGQPEFASKAIKMMLMEKMQQEKEKEKEKEKEEKDALKKQSVEQDHSSTDTEEDAQLPEKNKPMLTYLRSLVLQLVHSPISSVLKCCLLLSVEQHKQMIEVCWKMLIHEDPHVVASAASMFIVASVKKSEESLLIIKTALDSQDPQVRTSGIQRFYTLWRNRFHAWLKMEDGAQASFKVPPPGIDFTLPSPAIGQSQLPVVDPPWMPHLKTKIEELSLKEEEHATSQTIMTMTRTRRKQKQEMVKRAVREAEERQSEQRQLFRLRSSAIVSLAAYEPALFHHQQEQTEESDNSHQHARHVMPVAQPLFPSALLSVVPQIIELLDDPQVDNNGVSVGDVAKKVIWTCIVEDPSLFLRHFLEKLTNRDRQEALMSQLRKLVLRFHPLPSQAAHSLLNYLFGFVMHYVRAQCEGSEKAIGMALSICWLLSPNIHGLYFKDLKQTLKKEQCDQALMITANVPSAKKIIVHGLDSTSGGIPSQFPVHEDTQFHQILNDSLEFFNIDEDDLNCFYLTDTKTGVIHLPAAYVRDYYFFHRSFYPQLTLVKLSPEVAEKKMKETAFHQKFIECGKVLLTHNILKYSPQHVIAQRVFFLHDEFTHLPSFPRKSLETCFGMYFGPGGEQLKAMESMHKFVWAKMMSDMFEKMENAFMFADLHLFINVINGIMIMHCEDVLILRRCAATYISISIHFNTLFASQGFFLIMPTLLRCYSQRQTNKVFCGVVEFICRQFYTLHRKPFLLQMCGAIANIIDNSSNDFEINPMRVKAKYWFNLIKKMEEITDEDPLDILGLVPYEKPLKALDLCYRDDPNTFCALTDAMASCICVCAFSPESKRSHHMLLIMQAMLPHMMKRLEEETLQSGNSPAAVKHEISQWITMAVEMKALINSCEQLVRGPTRAFDLVNSVSERGKSFVADSPQFFDPPTTNEDENSRPYHLKEKRSTAVAWEAAEVEEQQKETYRRPRDTLLQLIAAYIEMASVRLKELTKLGANLEHAKIPDVLDHKCYVKLGEVALALLKVAPYDLSTTTCHGLQKYFQIILPVTDWSIESNRSALNIILRRLDKTLSKIAKRQSFRKRAIWIALSSWINGICDTLNAFPYIAHLHPLRTITQLCLRMMVGDPCVEDSAASTALHPTTVLHPTPPPQTFANAVLRLTTILMQALGQFAFSLDFVTSTEGMGVSSERLEAVLCHVLIPLFLRIPNNPKEQSIFQAKDLSQCLTVMQNAISPPLVKQQAPPLISTSTLTTTFIRGAQDVTGRQGSVSVTDRGHSATVSTHRIVRESICQAIYLGLKVLMLTFGKLLAPMWPRVARIVKDLLAKKPGAPTSMAFVDFLLHSNLPISLFILPMIQNKMKQKPGTDQEAAWQTEILEKLDAKSHNIVPPSILLVKCYQELQQLKEELTMKPIEMTRSYTPTMADPHSDSSAASTAPRGASSRQSIDRRTSVHMKKVLPTMKEDIPEDPEDSEDVIDSNSTGQVTSRISKSPSIPLNKTHQSSRTRSVSGFGMWRSVRRKSRHVSSAEESSEERGSVELHDVGHHSALHEPNRTPNRRSTEALVLPLHESIDTNRHRFVSFSTPKKTHEVSEDVFQITEQHQLV; encoded by the exons ATGCCTCTTTCTACGGCGGCTTCATTTAAGAGTGCTAAATG gACCGAAGAGGAGGGAGAAGAAGAATGTGATTCAGTGCCATTGCCGATTCAAACCTTTCTCTGGAGACAAACAAA TCCTTTTCTTGGCGATAAAATAGGAAAGCTCCATGAAGCATCTTGTGTG ACATTTGAACGTGTTGTTGTCCAAAATATTCTTCATGGATTGTCTCCTTCACTGAGTAATGCACTTGCCAGTGTATCTAGATGGAAATTAGTTCGAGCCGCGTTACCGCACGTTATACAG TGTTGCGGATCGTTGCTTTTAGCAAACGTTGGTGAAAAGAAGCTCCCAACCtccctccaaaaaattctGTATATATTGCACTGGATGTTAATTGATTCATCGTCTGAATGCATAGAAAATGCAAGTACCAAG GATGATCGATCTGTTTGTCAGTCAAGAACTCAAGGCCTTTTTAACATCTCCTCAATTCAATTGTTTATCTACCTGATCGCACCGCTAGCCGATGTGATatcagaagaagaagtagTGGATAACATTCGTCTTGAATCGGGACTAAAAGTTTGGCAAGCAATTTGGCAATTCCGCCAACCTGATGTTTGGTGTTTTTCGGCTCCTGTGAAACAGAGACGAGATGAACTACCTCAGATCACATTTGCTAGAAGGCAAAATCCGGCGCAATTAGACACGCAGGGAATATATTTGGGAAAAGATGAAAATACAGTAAGAAGGCCAAGTATAGTACCACCACCGAAACCTCCACGAACTGATGTTACTGTTTTGAATGAGAAGCGAAAGTTAGAAGAGGAGaagatgaaaatgaaagaagacTATGTTGCAATTGAAATTGAAGCTCCTTCACTAAAACCGAatgatttattgattgataTGTCACAAGGTGTTCGAAACAAGGAATTTGAGCGAACAAGTTCAATTGTCAGAAGCGTCAGCGAATACAAGACAAATCTTTGTggtcaaaaagaaaaacttgcAACAGTATCAAAAAGCCGAACAAGTGACGCATTTGATTCGAGTCCAA CATCCGACTCATCCGCGAATATGCTGGAAGAAGTAGAAggaatcaaattttccgaaaatgaaaattgttccTTATCTGCAGTATTTTTTAGTTCCGATCAGGCACCCCTGGTTAATTTATCTGACATATGCAGTGGTTTTTCGATTGAAGAACCACATGACTCAACACAATCTTCAGTGGAGGTCCCTCAACACCCAGTTTTGGAATCTTCCATGTTCCTATCAACGACCTCGTCTGCATCGGACGTACCTCCATTTGTGTTAACTAGAG CGTCTACTGCAGAAGACACTACTTCTTCATGTTCTCAGCAAACAGTAATACCACTTGCCATGCCAGTGACAACCGAAACAACAACATTACCGGTTACTCTCCCAAAATCAGCTCTCACAAAAACAACGAATGAAAACAGAAGAACAGATCATCAGAGGA TGCCTTCTACTCAAAAAAGCGTATCAGGAAGTACCGACGACGAGCTAGATGAAGGATCTTTTTCGGATCCCACAATAGCCTCTTATCTTGATGTTGCAGTGATCAGAGCACTTCTTATTACTCATTGGCAGGAAAAGGGAGTTTACTGGGCATTGAGCTATATTCACAACCGATTAATAGAAATAAAAGCCTATATGATAATTCGAAAGAGTACACGGCAAAGAAGCAACTCATTGCCTAGTGGAGAACGAAAATTATCTGTCGCTCCAGAACAACTGACAAACCCTGTGTGggatgatttgaaaattgagaacaaACCAGAGGAAGGAAGATCTCACTTACATGTAGCATTCAACGACACAGAACGGAGAAAAAGCAGTGACAACT GCCTTGCACCCCATCCTACTACAAATTCTCGACGAAGTTCACTTAATACGCTATCACGACGGGGTATAAACCGGTCAAATCCATCTTTGAGCAACTCGGTAGAAGTACTTTCAATCAGAGATGACGCCGAAGATGATGTCTCCAAcatttcatcaaaatcaatagagaaagaaaacacaaaattgaaTGCAGTGTTTTATCCTGAGGCTCTTGGTTCTacaaactttattgaaaaagatggaaaaataTCAGCAACAGTCATTGTGCAGACAGTTAATCAAGTCATGGACAGATGCACCGGGGTACGACAATGCGAACTAGCCCTCAATATTGCTGATGTCCTACTTGGAACCCCATTAGAAcaaactgaaacatttttcgtgCAATTGAATATTATGGTTTTTAA AATTTATTTATGTCTTGGATGCCCTCATGGATGCAACGAAGGAGTTAAAAGCCCTCATGGTGATTTTCTACGCGCAAAAGCCAAGGCGATATTAGCAGGACTAGAAAGAGTACAACCTgataagttcaaaaacataTTAAACGACTATGTTGATAACTATGGAACTCAACAAGTTATTGATTTGCTTCATTCTATAACATCATTTTGTCGCTCCGAGTTAACAG cctTAGATGGTCGTCGAGCGTCAGAAAGTCGCGTTCCTTCTTACCGCAATACGTTCAACGAGAAAGATAAAGGAATTGAAGGAAGAATCATTAATGCCACTTATAAGACGCTCATAACcaaaatttcggtaatttcTGCAGAGCTTTCTCTTCCTGAAAATATG AGTCTTCAACAAGATGTCCGATTGTTGGTTAATTTTGTACAAGAACATCATGGGAATCCGTTTCGAAGAGTGGGACTATCAGCTCTAAAAGATGCTACTTGTAAAAACCCAACTACCTC AGACTTCCACACAAAAGAAGATCAAACAGGTGGTTCGCCGGGTGCTCAATCCCAAAAGCAGAGTAACGATCAGGCATCACTCAGAAGAGGcttattcaaaaagaaaaatgagaaatctGGTGGAACCACAACTGGAAATGATGATTCAGAAGGAGACTCCTCACCCTCCACACCAAGAACCGTGTCATCTATGGATGATGGGGTATCCCCATTAGCGAGTACATCGtattataagaaaaaaagtgCCCCAAAACTTCATTTTGCATTTGGTCTGTTGAAAAGTGTGAAACCAGACATGGATGAAGAAATTTCGGataatgaaaatgaagaaggaaCATCCAATGAGGAAGCAGGGCTTCCGCAAAGAAGGCCACTACGACAGAGTTCCAAACAAGTTAAAGCAAGATTACCAATAGATT caaaggGAGGTATGCGATTGTGGGGCACATACGTTCCACCGCCAAATTACATTGATGCGAAAGGAATATTCGATGGAGCACGTCGCTTTGCATTTCTACTGGAAACTGCCAGACCGGGAACGTTTCCAGATGCTCCACTTATTGCTGCTATCATGCACCTT aaatctCCTGTATTGGCTCGAGCTTCTCTTCTTCTTGAATGTGCAAATTTAGTGTCCAGATGTAATCGTGGACAATGGCCCGAATGGATTCGATCATCTCATCACAGAACGTTCAGTCTTGGAGGAGCACTCGCAAATCGGGGAACACCTTCTGCAACAAGGAGAATGCATAGCTTACAAAGACAGGCTGGAAGATACTTTTATCAATGGGGAGTTCAAATTGGAGagcatatttcaaaattattagaattgtctgaaaacaaaagCAAGAAAACTTTGCAAATGGAAGATACAATTGAAGACTTTTTCGATGATGGAATTGTAAATAACCAAAATGGAGAAAAGTGCCCGATTGCTTTACAGTTCATAGCAGTTCTACTTCTTCAAGAAATCACTGCATTCTTAAGAGAAACGTTCAAGACAATTCCAcgttccaaaaattcaaaaccgCAAACTGGGAACTCTGGTTGGGATAAGTTACTGAGCCACAGGCGATGGTCAATTTTATCCAATACGTTTAATGCACAACAAACTGGAAGTGTTAACAGTATCACCGAAATTAATTCATCCATACACT TAAACGACAAAGAGCGTCGAATCAGTTTCTCTGCCACAGAGGAAGATTCACCACGTGGTTCAAAAGATGCAATCGATGAAATCAACGCAGTGGATAAAAAAG GTTCCATACACATGCAAGTAGTTCGCCCCCCGTCCTTATCTGCCCGACTTTTTTCACGCCAGTCAACTCATGAAGAATCTGGAGGATCAGCACAAGGATCCACAAAATCAACCACTTATGTGCCGGAAACAG GTCGGAGAATTGCAACGGGACGTCAACGCCTTTTAAAACGGGGATCGCCAATGGCAACTGGTACTCAACCGTCATTAGAATCTTCACATAAACGGAAATCGTTTCGAAACCGAAAACAGTCGAAACAGGCTCACCtggaagaagaggaaaaatCAGATGGAG CTGGAGCCACACATATTCTCTCAGCACGTGAATCGCTGAAACCAACAGATGATGGTCTTCAATCCCCTGTTGAATCAGTGCACCCAGTCATTATTCCGCATTCAAACCATGGAAGTGCCCATAGTCAGCAACCAGTGGTTTTAAAATCTTCTATGGATGATGAAGAGCAACATATGTTATCGAATCTTCCGTGGATCAAAGTActgatcaaattttccaactcaTTTGACTTAGAGTGCAATCATGTTGGTGTATGCAGTGCAAAGTGCTTTCAAAGAGTGCATCGGCAATGTTTTCGAATGATTGAATCACTTTCGACGTTATATGGAATGGAAAG aaacgttTCTACAAGGGCTGATAAACGGAATTTGTTGGCTGACAATTGGCAGGCAAAACAACAAGCTTTGAGAAAG CAAACCGAAACAAATTCTGCACGAGCC agcattCATGCTAGACAATCCACGGCAGTTCCTCGACGAGAATCTGCAATGGTTGGACAACCGGAGTTTGCGAGCAAAGCCATAAAAATGATGCTGATGGAGAAAATGCAacaggaaaaagaaaaagagaaagagaaagaaaaggaGGAGAAGGATGCACTGAAGAAACAGTCCGTAGAACAAGACCATAGTTCAACTGATACGGAAGAAGATGCACAATTACCAGAGAAGAACAAACCTATGCTCACTTATTTACGATCGTTAGTTCTCCAATTGGTACATTCCCCAATCTCATCGGTTTTGAAATGCTGCTTGTTGCTCAGTGTGGAACAGCATAAACAGATGATTGAAGTTTGCTGGAAGATGTTGATCCACGAAGATCCACATGTCGTGGCTAGTGCTGCAAGCATGTTCATTGTAGCAAGTGTTAAGAAGTCCGAAGAATCCCTTCTCATTATCAAAACTGCACTAGATTCCCAGGATCCACAAGTAAGAACCAGCGGGATTCAACGATTTTACACCCTTTGGAGAAATCGCTTTCACGCTTGGTTGAAAATGGAGGACGGAGCCCAGGCATCATTCAAAGTGCCACCACCTGGAATAGACTTCACACTACCGTCTCCTGCTATAGGTCAATCTCAATTGCCCGTTGTTGACCCTCCTTGGATGCCACacttgaaaactaaaattgagGAGCTTAGCCTCAAGGAGGAAGAACATGCTACTTCACAAACAATAATGACAATGACGCGAACAAGACGAAAACAAAAACAGGAAATGGTAAAAAGAGCTGTTAGGGAGGCAGAAGAACGACAGAGTGAACAACGGCAACTGTTCCGACTGAGAAGTTCGGCAATAGTTAGTTTGGCAGCTTACGAGCCAGCACTTTTTCATCATCAGCAAGAGCAGACAGAAG AATCTGATAATTCCCATCAACACGCTCGCCACGTGATGCCTGTAGCTCAACCACTATTCCCATCAGCCCTGCTATCAGTGGTTCCACAAATTATTGAACTTCTTGATGACCCTCAAGTTGACAACAATGGAGTTTCTGTTGGCGACGTAGCCAAAAAAGTGATTTGGACATGCATCGTCGAAGACCCGTCTTTATTCTTAagacattttttggagaaattaacAAATCGAGATAGACAG GAGGCCCTTATGTCACagcttcgaaaattagtcCTGCGATTTCATCCACTTCCCAGTCAAGCTGCTCACTCTTTGTTAAACTATTTG ttcgGATTTGTCATGCACTATGTTCGGGCTCAGTGTGAGGGATCAGAGAAAGCCATTGGAATGGCGTTATCAATATGTTGGCTATTATCTCCCAACATCCATGGACTGTATTTCAAGGATCTTAAAcagactttgaaaaaagaacaatgtGAT caagcCTTAATGATCACTGCAAACGTTCCCTCTGCCAAGAAAATTATTGTACACGGTCTAGACTCTACTTCTGGCGGCATACCCAGTCAATTTCCAGTTCACGAGGACACacaatttcatcaaattctcAATGATAGTCTTGAGTTTTTCAATATCGACGAAGATGACCTCAACTGTTTTTATCTCACCGATACAAAAACGGGAGTAATACATTTACCTGCTGCCTATGTGAGAGACTATTACTTCTTTCATCGTTCTTTTTATCCTCAATTGACACTGGTCAAATTATCACCTGAAGTtgctgagaaaaaaatgaaagagacCGCGTTTCatcaaaagtttattgaatGTGGAAAAGTACTGCTGACGCACAATATACTGAAGTACAGTCCACAGCATGTG ATTGCACAACGGGTATTTTTCCTACATGATGAATTCACTCATCTCCCAAGTTTCCCGCGAAAGTCCCTCGAGACTTGTTTTGGAATGTACTTTGGACCAGGTGGGGAACAATTAAAAGCAATGGAATCAATGCACAAATTTGTGTGGGCCAAGATGATGTCCGACATgttcgaaaaaatggaaaatgcaTTTATGTTTGCTGACTTGCATTTGTTCATCAATGTGATTAACGGGATAATGATAATGCACTGCGAAGATGTCTTGATTTTGAGAAGATGTGCAGCAACATATATCAGCATATCAATTCATTTCAATACTCTTTTCGCATCTCAAGGATTTTTTCTTATCATGCCGACTCTTCTAAGATGCTACAGTCAACGTCAGACAAACAAAGTATTCTGTGGAGTTGTGGAATTTATCTGCCGCCAATTCTATACTCTACATAGAAAACCATTTCTTCTACAGATGTGTGGCGCTATTGCAAACATAATTGATAACTCTTCAAATGACTTTGAAATCAATCCCATGAGAGTTAAAGCAAAGTATTGGTttaatttgatcaaaaaaatggaagaaataacTGACGAAGACCCACTAGATATCCTGGGATTGGTTCCTTATGAGAAACCATTGAAAGCTTTGGATTTATGCTATAGAGACGATCCAAACACGTTTTGTGCTCTGACTGATGCAATGGCAAGTTGTATTTGTGTTTGTGCATTTTCCCCGGAGAGCAAAAGGAGTCATCATATGTTG tTAATCATGCAAGCAATGCTGCCCCATATGATGAAGCGATTAGAAGAAGAAACGCTCCAATCAGGAAACTCCCCAGCAGCAGTTAAACATGAAATATCGCAATGGATCACAATGGCTGTCGAAATGAAAGCTTTAATTAATAGTTGCGAGCAACTGGTTAGAGGGCCTACTCGTGCATTTGACCTGGTAAACAGTGTTTCCGAACGAGGAAAAAGCTTTGTTGCCGACTCACCTCAGTTTTTCGACCCGCCGACTACAAATGAAGACGAAAATTCTAGACCTTATCATTT gaaagaaaaaagatccACTGCGGTTGCATGGGAAGCTGCTGAAGTAGAGGAACAACAAAAGGAAACGTATCGACGGCCACGTGATACTCTTCTTCAATTGATAGCAGCTTATATAGAAATGGCGTCGGTCCGTCTGAAAGAACTTACCAAACTAGGTGCAAACCTAGAACACGCCAAGATTCCTGACGTGCTTGACCACAAATGCTATGTGAAACTTGGAGAAGTTGCATTGGCCTTGTTGAAAGTTGCTCCCTATGATTTATCAACTACAACGTGTCACGGTCTTCAGaaatatttccagataatACTACCAGTTACTGATTGGAGTATAGAGTCTAACAGGAGTGCTCTCAATATTATTCTACGACGATTAGACAAAACACTATCCAAGATTGCCAAACGtcaaagttttcgaaaaagagCTATTTGGATAGCACTTTCATCGTGGATTAATGGCATTTGTGATACTCTAAATGCATTTCCGTACATCGCACATCTTCATCCACTTCGAACAATAACACAGCTATGCTTGAGAATGATGGTTGGAGATCCATGTGTTGAAGATAGCGCAGCTTCCACCGCACTTCATCCAACAACTGTTTTACATCCAACTCCACCGCCTCAAACTTTTGCAAATGCGGTCCTCAGATTAACCACTATTTTAATGCAAGCCTTAGGGCAG TTTGCCTTCTCCTTGGATTTTGTCACTTCAACTGAAGGTATGGGTGTGTCTTCTGAACGTCTTGAAGCTGTATTGTGTCACGTTTTGATTCCCCTGTTTCTCCGAATTCCTAACAATCCAAAGGAGCAATCAATATTTCAAGCAAAAGATCTGTCACAATGCTTGACAGTCATGCAAAATGCAATTTCACCTCCGCTTGTAAAACAACAAGCTCCACCATTAATAAGTACAAGTACTCTGACAACGACTTTCATTAGAGGGGCGCAAG ATGTCACAGGACGTCAAGGATCCGTTTCTGTCACCGACAGAGGCCATTCTGCAACGGTTTCCACTCATCGAATCGTTAGAGAAAGCATTTGCCAGGCTATTTACTTAGGCCTGAAAGTACTTATGCTGACATTTGGAAAACTGTTAGCACCAATGTGGCCCAGAGTTGCTCGAATTGTCAAAGATTTGCTTGCTAAAAAGCCTGGTGCTCCAACATCTATGGCCTTCGTGGATTTTTTGCTTCATTCAAATCTGCCAATTTCGCTGTTTATCTTGccaatgatccaaaacaag atgaaGCAAAAGCCTGGAACCGATCAAGAAGCAGCATGGCAAAcagaaattcttgaaaaacttgatGCAAAATCTCATAACATCGTTCCTCCATCAATTCTTTTGGTCAAATGCTACCAGGAACTTCAACAGCTGAAAGAAGAATTGACAATGAAACCTATTGAGATGACAAGAAGTTACACGCCAACAATGGCCGACCCACATTCAGATTCATCAGCTGCTTCGACTGCCCCCCGTGGTGCAAGTTCCCGTCAAAGTATTGATCGACGAACAAGCGTTcacatgaaaaaagttttaccaaCTATGAAAGAAGATATACCAGAAGATCCAGAAGATTCGGAAGATGTTATAGATTCTAACTCAACAGGGCAAGTTACTTCTAGAATAAGCAAAAGCCCGAGCATACCTCTTAACAAAACACATCAATCGAGTCGGACTCGGTCAGTCAGTGGATTTGGAATGTGGAGAAGTGTTCGAAGGAAATCACGTCATGTGTCAAGTGCTGAGGAATCGTCTGAAGAGCGCGGCAGCGTAGAACTACACGATGTTGGCCATCATTCTGCTCTTCACGAA cCAAATCGTACTCCAAATCGTCGATCGACAGAAGCATTGGTTTTACCGTTACACGAAAGCATCGATACAAATAGACATAGAT ttgtCTCATTTTCAACTCCAAAGAAGACACACGAAGTGTCAGAAGACGTCTTTCAAATAACAGAACAACATCAATTGGTCTAA